The following coding sequences lie in one Mangifera indica cultivar Alphonso unplaced genomic scaffold, CATAS_Mindica_2.1 Un_0060, whole genome shotgun sequence genomic window:
- the LOC123207116 gene encoding protein DETOXIFICATION 48-like, with protein sequence MVNESSVPLLLNYSSTASLHETTKNVAEKQDSLNCQYNSCRPFLSQVVEEVKELYTIALPMIMTGLLIYGKSAISMLFMGKLGKHELAGGSLSIGIANITGYSLISGLSMGMEAISSQACGPRQWPLMGQTLQRTIVILLLVCLPISLLWLNFEPILLFCGQDSVISSIASTYLVFSLPDLFFQSIINPLKIYLRTQNITFPLMFSAALALALHAPLNYILVYHLGLGIQGVAVAAALTDFNLLLTILVYIFVSDTCRKSWPGWSLECFVEWRPILGLAIPSCISVCLEWWWYELMIVLSGLLSNPSEAIATMGIIIQATSLVYIFPSALSLAVSTRVGNELGANRPAEARASSVIALLCAILMSIVALSFTTTMRNVWGKIFTNDTAILSLTAISMPVVGLCELGNCPQTTICGALRGSARPTLGANINLVSFYGVGLPIAIMMGLVMNMGLIGLWLGLLAAQAVCAVVMVGVLIRTDWMVQAERARELTSTAMEDEAERGLISGPVLT encoded by the exons ATGGTGAATGAGTCGTCAGTTCCTCTTCTGTTGAATTATAGCTCAACAGCTTCTTTGCATGAAACTACTAAAAATGTAGCAGAAAAGCAAGATTCTCTGAACTGCCAATATAATTCCTGCCGACCATTTCTATCTCAG GTTGTTGAAGAAGTCAAAGAGCTGTACACCATAGCCCTCCCAATGATTATGACAGGCCTTCTGATTTATGGAAAATCGGCAATATCCATGTTATTTATGGGGAAATTGGGTAAGCATGAATTAGCTGGAGGTTCACTTTCAATCGGTATCGCTAATATCACCGGCTATTCACTCATTTCTGGTCTCTCTATGGGCATGGAAGCCATCTCTTCTCAAGCCTGCGGACCCAGACAATGGCCACTTATGGGCCAGACCCTCCAACGCACCATTGTTATTCTCCTCTTAGTTTGTTTACCCATCTCTCTTTTGTGGCTAAACTTCGAACCCATACTTCTCTTTTGTGGCCAAGATTCTGTTATCTCATCCATCGCTTCTACTTATCTCGTATTCTCCCTCCCAGATCTATTCTTCCAATCCATTATCAACCCTCTCAAAATCTACCTAAGAACCCAAAACATAACTTTCCCTCTTATGTTCAGTGCAGCTCTTGCTCTTGCTCTGCATGCACCACTGAACTACATCTTAGTCTATCATCTAGGTCTTGGCATTCAAGGCGTAGCTGTGGCTGCAGCCTTAACGGATTTCAATCTATTGTTAACCATTTTGGTTTACATCTTCGTTTCTGATACTTGTAGAAAATCATGGCCAGGCTGGTCACTTGAATGCTTTGTAGAATGGAGACCAATTCTAGGCCTGGCAATCCCCAGTTGCATATCTGTGTGTTTAGAATGGTGGTGGTATGAGCTGATGATAGTCCTTTCAGGGCTCTTGTCCAATCCCAGTGAGGCTATTGCCACCATGGGAATTATAATACAAGCAACTTCACTTGTTTACATCTTCCCTTCAGCACTAAGCTTAGCCGTATCAACCAGAGTTGGAAATGAGTTGGGCGCCAACAGGCCTGCCGAAGCTAGAGCTTCTTCTGTAATTGCACTATTATGCGCTATTTTAATGAGCATTGTCGCCTTGTCATTCACAACAACAATGAGGAATGTTTGGGGCAAAATCTTTACTAATGACACGGCTATTTTATCATTAACAGCTATATCCATGCCGGTGGTAGGCTTATGCGAGCTGGGAAACTGCCCACAAACCACCATCTGCGGGGCGTTAAGAGGCAGTGCTAGGCCAACTTTGGGTGCCAACATAAACTTGGTATCATTTTATGGCGTGGGGTTGCCTATTGCTATCATGATGGGCTTGGTGATGAACATGGGTTTAATCGGGCTTTGGTTGGGGTTATTAGCGGCTCAGGCGGTGTGTGCTGTTGTGATGGTGGGAGTTTTGATTAGAACAGATTGGATGGTGCAAGCCGAAAGAGCTAGAGAGCTCACTAGTACTGCCATGGAAGATGAAGCAGAGAGAGGGTTAATATCAGGACCGGTGCTGACTTAG